ACCTGTTGTTTATCACACTGAGCCCAAAGTCTACCAGACAGATGTTGCTGTCTCCTTCAAACAGTGTCAAATTCCACTCTGTGACTTATAGGGAAGAAGAATGGCAAGTAAttatttttgttcttgccttCAGGACAGACATGCTGTTCCAAATTGTTAACTGCAAACTATAACAGCTCATTTTTCTCTCTTACCATTCAGCTGCTCTCTTTTTATAACCCTGCCTAGTAGACTGCTTTAGTTTTCAGTTATGTGAAATTTAAGTAGTGGAATCTGACCCGTGTAAGGTGaacatacaatttttttttaaatcccacagACTACAAAAATAACCGATTTCCCAATTAGTATTGTCATTTTTTGGTTACTTCTAGCATTTCATATTTTTAGCATATAAAGAAATATTTAACACACTTTTTcaattgtttgcttgttttattttctatttaaggAACATTTTGGAGTTAATAGAATTTTTTGAAGATGACACAAGGTATTACCTTGTCTTTGAGAAATTGCGAGGAGGTACTGTACATCATATTTGTGAATTTTTATTAAGAGTTAGCTTTATCTGTCATTGTTTCAGTGTTTTAAAAAGATCTCTTTTTAAAACAGgatgaaggatttattttaaatgcatgaTAAGGTGCATATTGATGTAGCTGATCATACATTTACAAATCTTCTGCTTTATAGTTAAATAATGAAATGTTCAACTTTGTTACGCTGGAAGATTTGGAGTATAATTATCAAGTCAAATAGTATCAATAGAGAGGGggaaaatgggatgaaatttcagAAATGTTTTGCATGATCTTAGCAGATACAGACACCTCCGGATGTCACGCTGTCACATTATCACAGCACTCTCTGTGGCAGCATTTTACCCCCTAATAATATGATGTAGATATTCAATCACTTATTATTTCTAGAAAGCTATGGGGAGCTGTTGCAAATAATACCTTGCTTCTGGCTTATGACACTTAGTTGTATCAGCTTGCTTATGAATCTTTTGAGGGCTCGTCCATTAAGCATGCTTGGCCACTGGTTTTCAGCAACATGGAAACTGATGGGTTAGTAAGGAAGGTGTCTTAACCACCTCGCAAGGGAGTGGGCTTTCTGCCACTGCTAGTCAGGCAAAAGTGGTGCTTGACAGGAGACAGTGCTAGGAGTATCGGTGTTCATCCATGGTTTTTCTTTAGCAAAACACTAGATACAAATTTTCTCTTGAAACATCAATAGTAACGGCATATTTCAAAAAGTAACATGCTTCTCGTCTTTTTAAAATGCTAGCTGTTAACCATCCCCAAACTCTTTGATGTTGAATTGTGTCTTTTGCAGGAATTGCAGTCTTCCCATACGAGTTTAGTTAAATAAGGCTTATCTCAAAGAGAAGCTGGGAACAGTCTTACATTAAGTTCATGCTTTGAAAGTATGAGTTCCCTTTCTGTctgcctccctccttccatgcTCTTCCCAAATAACTTGTAACCCATTTTATCAGAGTGTAATAAAGGGGCTGTGTGTATAGGTCTGTATCAGTTGGGTTTGTGGGGGTGTACTTAAAAGTTATAAGAGGAGCTCTCTCCTTCAGCCCACCTCCCCAGCTGAGGTTGGGATCTGAACTCTGTGTCTATGTGTAAGTTTTATATCTGTGTATTGAAACACACTTGAAATAGGATGAGTTAGGGGTGAAGATCTAATTTCTTATGCCTGACATGCAACACTATATATACTCCATCAGATACTGGTTTTGTCCTCAGCAGTATGTCTGGCACTTCTGACTATAATTTGGTTTTTCAATACACAGATATAAAACTTACACATAGACACAAATATATTTGTTTGGGACTCCATTGCCTGAGCTATGTGTCTGTGCAGTTAGCTAGAGGGTTGCATAACTTGCACTTTCCCATTGCAGTCATGCCTTACTATGACCGGGTAATTGGTTAAACAGACCCTCAACTATCACTAAGCTCTTTGCCCGAGagcttttaaacaaaatgtctaaatTGCTTATGTTTAAATCTAGGTGTTTTtttgcttaatttacataataAACCCACTTGAATGTGGAACAGGATTGAATTTAGAGCACATATCATTCATTCGTTCATTCCAGAGCATCCCAAaggtcttctctctccattcccaaaAGTCCCTTTTGAACAAATGATACAGTATACATaacaaattttatcagtgatgatgcTGATGACACAAAAATGGGAAAATTGTAAAAAtgaagaagacaggtcactgatatgGAATGACCTAGATCTCTTGGTAAACTGCGCTCAAGCAAACAGATGTGCGTTTTAGTATGTCTAaaagtaaatgtatacatctaagaacaaaatatggaggccatacttacaggatgggggactctatccaccacagcccccaaatctttttcagggtcACTAATCAGCTGcgcatgaactcccagtgtgacgcagtggccaaaacagctaatgcaGTCCTGGGAAGAATAAATGGGAATCTCGCAAaggagtagaaaggttatttttATGTCTGTTTTTGGCACTAGTATGGGTTTTAGTATAAACTAATACTATGCAAAAGTGGCAACAGCTGCCTAATGGATAAATATGGGGCAACATCACCCTCCACATAGTACAGCATGTGAGGTTTCCTTCCTGGGCATCTACCAATTTAAAATAATAGGACTGAAGTAGCTCAGTATATAAACATCCACTGCCTCAAGGATTTCATATCAACAGGCAGCAATTCGTCCTTGATCCTCACTACCTGATCTTTCTGGTAAATACAACAATCGTGCTGAGTgcgtggggggaaaaaagaaaaggagtttaAGGCCATTTAGAGTGGTAGGAGTCTAGTGGGCAACATTAACTGTGAGCCTTGAAAGATTTTATGTTGGAGGAAAATCTGCACCTATTTGCAGAAAAGTCTTTATCCTGTATTAAAGGGACACTAATATTGTCTGAAAGTTCACTAGTGTTGTGTCTGAATGGAATCCTGAACAAGACCTAGCACAGAGCAGGACATTCTGCCCTAATATATCAGCATCTCACCTTGACTTTAGTGGAAATTTTAAATGCACATCTAAAAGAAGaggttggggttttgtttttggcaCTGAGGGACAAAAGTGTCTTTAGATTCTACAGCAATTTATTCGTCAGTCAAGCGAAGGTTACACAAAATTAGATGACATCCAGGTCTTTCTGTGCCACAGCAGATAAAGTCCCACTGTGCTGTAGCAAACATTCAGCAGCAACCCAGGTGCTAGGCCGTGGTTAGCTCCATTTTTGAAATTCCCTACCAGGCCAGTGCTATTTTACACACACAGAATATTTGCATATCTGCAGTAATACCCACTTTCTACCAAATCAGGGTCTTTTGTGCACTTTCAGTTCATTATAACATGCTAGATTTTCACTCTTGCAAGACTgtgtacagggctggctccaggcaccagcgcagcaagctggtgcttggggcagccaaaggAAAGGGGCTGCATGTCTgactctttggtggcaatttggcagcaggtccctcagtccctctcggagggacgACCTGTTGCTGAATTGttgccaaagaatgaagtggcggtggtagagctgccgctgatcgcagcttttcttttttttttttcccccccactgcttggagcagcaaaaacactggagccagccctgactgtgtATCAGGTATGCCACCTTGTATCCTttttctgtcattctgtactTTTGTCCAAATGTGCAAGTTACCAGCAAGCTAATCCGAAGAATAATCAAAGACATGAAGGATTCTAAAGTTTCTATTCCTAGTTACATTGACATGTTTTCCATAAAAATATAAACTAATACCGAATGAAACAAAACCCATGTAACGTGTTAATTGAGCAAGCGTGAAATCCTATTCTAATTATGGAATAGTCTTCTAAATTTAGCATTGCTCACACTGGGATCAGACCTGTGCTAGTTACAAAGAGGTTGAAGCTAACACACCTCCAATCCCAATATATGCAGGGCCTTTGGTGTTTGATAGTGGCAGTATTTGCATTCAGTAGCTCTGCTTCAAATAGTCTTCTCTTCTTCTGTTGGTCTGTCACTTTCACAGGTTCGATCCTAGCCCACATACAAAAGCGAAAGCACTTTAATGAACGGGAAGCCAGCAGGGTGGTAAGAGACATTGCATCTGCTCTGGATTTTCTGCATACAAaaggtaaaaaaaccaaaacccttctATGTGCTCCTAATTGAGGTTCTACATGCCAGACAAATTACAAAGTTTAATCCATAAATATTCAGAACTAAGCATTAACTTTGCTAACCTTCCAGTCATGTCAAATTTCCTTTTATCTTCCCAAATATTTTCTAGTAAGAGTTGTGTTTAAGTGGATATCTCCTGTTGGAAGATTTAGATCACCAGGCAGGGAGAGTTAATATTGAAAGTTAGGTCTGTTTTTGTTTGGTGCTTAAACCAGCATGTTGATGGCTATTGGAACAGAAGTATTTTTACTTTTTACAGTCTCCTTTCAGTCTTACCTGGATTCTTTTCACAATATTTATTGAGAATAGCTCTGTTCAGTTACAGCAGCTTATTTTTACTTTAAGATCTTTTCTCCAGCCTAAAGGCTGCAACCATGCTAGTAGCTGCAGGCAAGCGAATCCTCATTCCTGGCTGAAGATGAACTGATTTCAATAGAACTTTGTGCAAGAGCAAAAATATGTGCACGTCTTTTTGTGGAAAATAATCTCACTGCAGAATTTGTTCCCTGTCCTTTTTACAATTTGGGGTGGATTCTCAAGCTCTAAATCTAAATATGTTGTATGTGTTTTGCACAGCTTTAATATATTGACACAGAACTCCATGGGCACAATTAAAACAGTTACCATTTGGCTGTTTGGTGGTCTTATCTGAATTAAGTTACTTTGTTTATTGACACCTGCTCTCATCACTGCACTGTCAGAGTGTCTGAATTAGATTGCATGTAACCAGACATTAAATCTCTGTCTGCAATGGACAGTATAAAGGTATTTACTTCTTGCCCTTGTTCCACCCAACAAATCAggattgcaaatgttttataggTTTAGGATTCTGTCCGTCAAGATATTGAGCACTctggtcccagttcagcaaagcacttaagcatgtgcttatctttAAGTCCCAGAGGtattcatgtgcttaagtctTTTGTTGGAGTGGGGCcatagtgctcagcaccttgctggaTTAAGCCCATAAAAGGTAAAGAATCTATATAATAAAATTCCAAGATTGTTACTCTGAAGCCTAAAATGTATGAGTCCGCGTGAAGGGTTTGAAGCAGCTACAAGCTACAAGTTTTTGTTCAGAATTTCATCATGTTCAATCATCAGTGGAATCTGTGGTCTGATGTCCAGTTAATAAGTTCTTAGCCATTTTTAGCTGTTTATACACGTGACTTTAGAAATTGTACCTGGACAGCAGCATGGGCTTTCAGCTACTAATGTAATGTTAAGCAATTGAGGAACAAATAAAATGGCAGACTTAAGGTATATAGAATATTGTATAGCTCTATGCACTTTAATACAGAAGTCAAATTGGGGGGTGGAATACAGAGAAGATCTTAAGCTAGCTAATCAGCTGATGGAACTGATTTATGGAGAAAGATGTTTTGCTAATCTTAATAGCTTGGCTATATGATGACTAAGGTGAGGAAACGATCTACGAGTGTAAATGCTGTGGGAGAGATTCTGATGGAGTGATGGCAGTTTACAGTAGCTGAGGATCTACCCCTTGTGTCGTGTGGTTTGAGAGTTATGGCTTAGAGTGATGGGTAAATTGAGCCACAGGAAGTTCAGGCAGAGTATCTAGGGAAAGTACAGAAATTGTTAAGGTTATAGTAAAAGCATATATTAACCTATATATGGGTTATGGTCTTGTCCATGGTAGTGACTGTTCAAGACATACCACAGATATCAGCATGTTGAGCTTTCCTCACATTTGCCCAGACGTGGAGAGGTGAGTGTGTCTAGCAAAAGTAgatgaatttatttaaaaaaaaatgttttgcatttaatattGAGGCACTTAGTGTTGGGAAATGTCACTAGTAAAATCCAGGATGGCTTAGTTCCCCACTCAGCTCATTTCTTGCTCTGGTAATTACTGTCAATCGTTAGCTTTCCTTTGGAAAGGGGAGACGAGGGAAGCTTTTGCAAAATGGCTTCATAAACAGTGACTCAACTTTTTGTTCTGGTTTGGATTTTGTCATTTGGTGAAGAACAGTACAGCATGAACATTGTTGCAGAATCACCTGCAGTAATATCTCCTTTGATTTCCCATTTACTTTATGGTTCTACTGTGTGGCATTAAAATAATTAGTAAGTGGCTCACACAATATTACAGTAAACAGGAAATTAAAGCAGTGTTATCACACATCATTTTGTCATGGTGCTAATGCTGCTAGTGACTTCTTAACTCAAATGTTCCTTATCAACAAGACAGCTAATCTTCCAGTTAGTGATATTCTAAAACTTAAGGGAATGATAGTTTCCCCGAACACTCACATGGCACACTTGGGAAGAAACCCCATGGCTAGCTAACAAAccattatataaatatttaaaaggcGGCTGCTTTCCTTCCAAGGCACTGTGGAGTAATTACAAAGTGAATTTGTTACATAATACACCCAAAAATGCAAATGAGAATCTGCAACCCGCAAAACCTTAACACACAGCAGGGAAATACATTGTAGGAGCTGGAGATAAATAGAGGGACAAATATTGGGAGACCAGCTAGAAATCTCAGACATGTTGTCTTAAGACAATCTTGATCACAACACTGTTCCACACAAAAAGGCGGGTTGCACCAGTATTAACACTTTGAAGAATCCTTTTGGTTAGAAATGTAACTATTTTTGTTGGTAAACTGCAGGAAATGGCTTAATGTCCTAAACTAATAGGCTTTGACTCTTCTCCTACGTGGTTATTTATAAAGCACCCTTACTTTCTCATACTCCAAAATAGTAAATAGCATGTGTGTCAAAGCTTAGCAACTTTTGAAAAATTATGTTGCTGAGACGGTCATTAAACTGCAAACAGGTTAGTTGTGCAGTTCAGTGATTTACTTCTGGCGGTTCATTTGCTATAACCACCCTTCTTAAGTTTAGTGTTGGATTTAATTTTTGGTAACTGGCTGATCAGGTGCATGAAGAAATGCTTCAGTGCTGTAAAACCACCTTCATATGTTTTTTGCATGGATGGGTGTTTCAGGCGCCTTCTTAAGACTCAGTTGTTCTGTGGTACCCTCAAGAAATCAGTTAACAATCAAATAAACAAACTTCCAAATTATTCCCTTTTCTGGGTTTCTGGATGTCTCCAATCCTCTGGGTTTTGGTATAACGGGGTCAGCACCGACCTGTCGTGGACACCCCCTTTTCTCTGGCCTGCAAACACAGTTCTTTTCACGGGGGTAGGGGGTAGGCACCCACCTCTCGTGGATGGCCCCTTTTCTCTCAATTATGTATGAgcctggttttcttttttgatCTTACATCAGGGCAGTGCCTGCTTCTCACAAGCACTCTCCCGGCTGATGTTTCTCTTGGCAGGTCTTCAGTAACTTAGGCCTCCGGCCGAGCTGCATACGCTGTCCCCCCCTTCCGGGATATACAGTCCCAAGTTCTTATTTCGGCCCTGGTATTGGGCCGTAGCTCTTAGGCTCCTTCCCAGAGGCACTGCCTTCTTCAGCCACCCAGTCGATATCCGCAGCTGGTGGTGTTTCAGCAggcctccctgggctcagtcttcaACCAGACCAGCGGGGCCCATCTGGGTACCTCGTTGGCCTGGCCAGATTCTGTGCTCAGtccccttgggcttcagcccacCCTCACTTACCTTCCACTGATCCTGCTGCTCATCATGCCAACCAGGTACCCTGGGCTTCAGCAACCTTCCCTTGGCTTCAGTCCTGTCTGCAGTGAGCTGTCCACGGTACTGCTGCTGCCCTTTCAGCCAACCAGTCACCCAGTCTTCACTTCTCCAGTTCTACTCAGCAACTGAacttctctgctctgctgctaGTCTTATGCAGGGCCTGTCTTGCCCCCCAATTGGTCATTCCATCAGCCGCTCTGATTGGCTGCTAAACTATCATGCATGCACATATGTCTAAATATTTCTTAGAGCTCATTGGTTTTAATAAGCCACTTAGTGCATTATTTTGGTGTGCACAGAGTAATTCCAAAGTGTTTCACAGCGGGACATGTACAGTGCCATCCAAATATACGCTGCTTATCATCTATTTATTATCATTAAAGAACCTTAGGCTAGGAACCTTTTTATATCAGACCTAGACTCAGAATAGCCCTATGAGGCTGCCTTGCAGTGAAGAAAGGTAGAATGAGATGAAAAAATTGAGGGAATCTAACGCACATTTTATCAGTGTCTTCTCATATGTTTTAGGCATTGCACATAGGGATCTGAAGCCTGAAAACATATTGTGTGAATCTCCAGAAAAGGTGctcttttattttcttaataccttttttaaagttaaaattttCATGCCATGGGGACTGACACCTGTGTAATTATTTTGTTAGTTTCTGGGTTCCATAACctcttaactttttatttttttcttcccccttcttcCCATTTTCAGGTGTCACCAGTGAAAATATGTGACTTTGACCTTGGTAGTGGAGTGAAACTCAACAGTGCATGTACTCCAATAACTACTCCTGAATTAACTACTCCAGTATGTAAACCACTATTTTCTGCTCCATTATTTATACTGTAAAGCAACCACTGAGACCACTAAAGGAAAGATTATAAGGGGCTTACTGGAACTACTCTAAATATGGAGAGATCATACTAAACCAATTCCTTGTCTAGGGACGCAGAGACTGTGGATTGCAGGCTTTTTCTATTTAAGGGGTAGGGGAGGGAACTCCATGTAAATGATTGAGTACCATCCAGTTATGCGCACAGCTACTAGCCTCTTGCAAACGAGATATTTGTTATATTTGCAAGTTGTCTCTTGTCTGAAATTAAATTGTAAACGTTTGGGGGGTGAGAAGCCAtgtttgtatttgtacagcagtTTGCATGACGGATGCCTGATTTTGACTGAAGTCTCTGGGCACTGTCcccatacaaataataaatagtaaataGAACAAAAATCAGTGTTCAAAACGCTAAAATGTGCCCATTGCAATTCCAGTTATAATGAACTTCCAACTGGAGAGAAGCTCTGTTTGGGGAGGAAATCAAATCACCATAACTTAGCTCTGttacttctcttttaaaaataatccttcTGTAAATAGGAAAGGAATAAAGAAACACATCATAGTAGAAGATGCACCCATTGAGCACAGGTCTAGTAGCTAGGACTATCCATCTCTTATACACTACCTCGGATTTTCCATTTGAGGAGGGAAAGGACAATAGTAACACCCattacataagaacggctatactgggtcagaccaaaggtcggTCCAGCCCAGGAgcttgtctaccgacagtggccaatgccaggtgccccagagggagtgaacctaacaggtaatgatcaagtgatctctctcctgccatccatctccaccctctgacaaacagaggctgggtacaccattccttacccagcctggatGAACCTGCTATGAACATTCTGTGTCTTTCATTGTTTCACAGATGAAATACAGTTAGTATATGAAAAGGATATTTCTagggcagctgcaaaaacagcttAGGTGGTTTTTGGTCCATAAAAGGTTTGTTTCCTCAGTCCTGAGGGGatgcaatataaaaataaaaggatgGAAAAAGTGCCCTGGTGGTCCATCTGCTACTGACTGTGAAGGAATTGTTTCAGCTTTTGATTCTGTTTGATTGCACATGTTTCTGCAAGCAGCTTTTTCACATGATTTATCCTTCTCAGATGCCATCACGAATCTTGCTGTGCCATCCAAAAGCCAGCGGTGTAGTTAGCCAATGATAGCATAACATACTGTGTGCATTAGCTGGTGCTTGTGTGCAGTCTATGAGACTTTGTGATTCACAGCCAGGAAGACAACTTGAATCATAATTTTGAGGATTCTCCAAAACATCTGACTAAAAGCTAGTGATCCTCTTAAGCCAACCAGCTTTTTTTGCATTGTATATTCTAAAATATTTGTTGTGTGTATTAAACACTCTAGCTTGACAGAGATCAAtctcagaacttttaaaattttgTGTATTTGTTTCTCTGGTAGTTCTGACTGTAGATTGGCTTTAAAACTCATTTTCAATACGTATTTATACTATATTATTCAGTATGTTTCCCAATATTTGGAATGGGTAGTTGAGCCTCGGGGGACTGAGCAATTAAATTATGTGCAGAAGACTGAATTTCAAGCTACATTACTGCTTTTCCGCTGTCTGTATGGTTGTAACACAATTTGCTACATAAACTCAGACAATTTATTTTTGACAGTCCAATGAAAGGATAATCTAACAGTGGAGCAGgagttaattttttaaattttttatagaACACAGTCCACTTGTATTGCTAGATTTTTTTTGTCACAAAGGCAATTAGTTAGATATGCATTAAATTTTGAAAGACCATAAACACTAAACAAGCTTTTTTTCAAGAATTTTCAAGTGCTCTGTGCTCCTCTTACCCCTGCACACCTAGGAAAGCTAGAGCTGGATATCTCGCGTAGCATTTTGCATGGTTAGAGAACTTTCTAAACATTAAGCCTCTCCGCAGCCCCATTTCATTCTTGAGGGATGCAAAAGCCAAATAGTTCTGACTTGACTTAAAGCTGCGTTGCCCCTGTCGGAGCCATGATTAAAATCAGTACACCTTGACTCCCAGTCCCATCTTTAGACCACTTCTTACAATCACCTGGCATTACTCTTAAGTAGTTCATCAAAGATGACAATCTTATCCAGTTTCATGGTCCCCTTTTTGCATGTTGTATTGGTTGCATTGATCATTCATCACCACTCCCATTGAAAATGAATTTGAATTCTGTTTGCTAGTGTGGTTCTGCGGAATACATGGCACCAGAGGTGATCGAAGTCTTCACAGAGGAGGCCACGTTCTACGACAAGCGCTGTGATCTGTGGAGTCTGGGTGTGATTTTGTATATCATGCTCAGTGGCTATCCCCCTTTTGTGGGGAACTGTGGCACAGACtgtggctgggacaggggagaagTCTGCAGAGTCTGTCAGGTGACTGCATAATCTGAGAGGTTTGGGAGAGATTTGTATAACCATGTGAACTTTACAGGGCTGGCTGGCACATGAGATTGGGCTGCAAAGCAAGCCGCTCTGGGTTTTTCCTATAACCCAACTAGTAATCCTCTGAGAGAATAAACTTTAATTCATaagtagggagagtgaggtagaATTGTGAGTTATGGATGCTAATATACTGAGTGCCTCTCTTAAATTTGCAGTCTGAGAGTTGGCAACCCCTCTTCCTATCATGGGCTAGGAGACTTGTATCTTGGAGTTTGGGCCTCTGGTTACGTTGTCACTAGCTGGGTTTAACATAAACTACCAAAGCCCTCCAGCTAAGAGTGAGAAGTTGGGACCTGCTGTTCTGAAGGGTAtagtgttttttgggtttggaaCATTGTAAAGGGCAGGAACAAAACCTTTTCTCTTACTTGTAGTTAATATTTAGTGTAAATGAATATTATTTTGGCAGAATAAGCTCTTTGAGAGTATCCAGGAAGGCAAGTATGAGTTTCCAGACAAGGACTGGTCTCATATATCCAATGATGCCAAAGATCTCATCTCAAAGTTGCTAGTTCGTGATGCCAAAGCAAGACTTGGTGCTGCTCAGGTTCTTCAGCATGTATGGCTGCAAGGGGTAAGTATCATTTTAAAGCATTGCAGATTGGCTTCTCCTGAGTCAGACAACAAGCCATCTTCTTCAGGCATGGCCACTGCCCATATCTGTATTGGTGTGTGCCTTGT
The DNA window shown above is from Gopherus flavomarginatus isolate rGopFla2 chromosome 7, rGopFla2.mat.asm, whole genome shotgun sequence and carries:
- the MKNK1 gene encoding MAP kinase-interacting serine/threonine-protein kinase 1 isoform X2, translating into MVSSQPLTIVDNGKKKKKKRRTRATDHLPGKFEDLYKLTAELLGEGAYAKVQGAVSLQNGQEYAVKIIEKNTGHSRSRVFREVETLYQCQGNKNILELIEFFEDDTRYYLVFEKLRGGSILAHIQKRKHFNEREASRVVRDIASALDFLHTKGIAHRDLKPENILCESPEKVSPVKICDFDLGSGVKLNSACTPITTPELTTPCGSAEYMAPEVIEVFTEEATFYDKRCDLWSLGVILYIMLSGYPPFVGNCGTDCGWDRGEVCRVCQNKLFESIQEGKYEFPDKDWSHISNDAKDLISKLLVRDAKARLGAAQVLQHVWLQGQAPERGLPTPQVLQRRNRSTKDLTLFAAEAIALNRQLSQHENELDEEQENIAQAMCSMKLSPPSKSRLAKRRAMTQATKNGDFQPVTHAAL
- the MKNK1 gene encoding MAP kinase-interacting serine/threonine-protein kinase 1 isoform X3: MEMPDIVRQNKIAELKNFLCSSKLQNNPTSASPVFEANGNQPVYPNSLLPVKSVQHRPEMVSSQPLTIVDNGKKKKKKRRTRATDHLPGKFEDLYKLTAELLGEGAYAKVQGAVSLQNGQEYAVKIIEKNTGHSRSRVFREVETLYQCQGNKNILELIEFFEDDTRYYLVFEKLRGGSILAHIQKRKHFNEREASRVVRDIASALDFLHTKGIAHRDLKPENILCESPEKVSPVKICDFDLGSGVKLNSACTPITTPELTTPCGSAEYMAPEVIEVFTEEATFYDKRCDLWSLGVILYIMLSGYPPFVGNCGTDCGWDRGEVCRVCQNKLFESIQEGKYEFPDKDWSHISNDAKDLISKLLVRDAKARLGAAQVLQHVWLQGKEQEHERPDTFCGRGHCP